One genomic region from Thermoleptolyngbya sichuanensis A183 encodes:
- a CDS encoding CatB-related O-acetyltransferase yields the protein MTSGPSPDTRYPIPGQTRLAFLKNIVKNPNIIVGDYTYYDDFETPENFERNVLYHFDFEGDRLIIGKFCSIASDVKFIMNGGNHRTDWFTNYPFPVFGNGWEHAMPDSWPNKGDTIIGNDVWIGYGAMLMPGVQVGDGAIIATGAVVTRNVEPYAIVGGNPAALIRKRFDDAVIQELLQIRWWDWDIQKITRHLPAICGGDLAMLRQAAQEG from the coding sequence ATGACCTCCGGCCCTTCCCCCGACACCCGCTACCCGATCCCCGGCCAGACCCGGCTGGCGTTTCTGAAAAATATCGTCAAAAATCCCAACATTATCGTCGGCGACTACACCTACTACGACGACTTTGAGACACCGGAGAACTTTGAGCGCAATGTGCTGTATCACTTCGACTTTGAGGGCGATCGCCTCATCATCGGCAAGTTTTGCTCCATCGCCTCGGATGTCAAATTCATTATGAACGGCGGCAACCACCGCACCGACTGGTTCACCAACTATCCCTTTCCCGTGTTTGGCAACGGCTGGGAACACGCCATGCCCGATTCCTGGCCCAACAAAGGCGACACCATCATCGGCAACGACGTGTGGATCGGCTACGGCGCGATGCTGATGCCGGGAGTGCAGGTGGGCGACGGAGCCATTATCGCCACGGGTGCGGTCGTCACGCGCAACGTGGAACCCTACGCCATCGTTGGCGGCAACCCCGCAGCCCTGATTCGCAAGCGCTTTGACGACGCAGTGATCCAGGAACTCCTGCAAATCCGCTGGTGGGACTGGGACATCCAGAAAATTACCCGCCACCTGCCTGCTATCTGCGGCGGCGACTTGGCCATGCTGCGACAAGCCGCACAGGAGGGCTAA
- a CDS encoding 3'-5' exonuclease, translated as MLSPQLLQHYRQLSQQPLTVVDVETTGGLAFKHRMTELSVLHASLKEGVQRQQSTLLNPEALIPAKIVRITGITPEMVATAPTAAEALTDFLPLLQTGVLTAHNLEFDYGFLQAEYRRLGVEFMRPERMQLCTVELSRLMLPDLPSRSLPKLVQHFQFPIDTSHRAAADTLACWLLAERLLTELCNEEDTVLLARFARQVMPLKYAAQLLGQRQKKAAKLLMSLGIEGKLVARGRSSTLLYRRGDVERAVGELAQAAALEAANPAQLSLLGE; from the coding sequence ATGCTCTCTCCCCAACTGCTACAGCACTATCGCCAACTAAGCCAACAGCCGCTGACGGTGGTGGATGTGGAGACAACAGGCGGACTGGCGTTTAAGCATCGCATGACAGAACTATCGGTGCTGCACGCCAGCCTGAAGGAAGGAGTGCAGCGGCAGCAGTCTACGCTGCTGAATCCGGAAGCGCTGATTCCTGCTAAGATTGTGCGGATTACAGGCATTACGCCAGAAATGGTGGCAACGGCTCCCACAGCAGCCGAAGCGCTGACCGACTTTTTGCCACTGCTGCAAACGGGTGTGCTGACGGCCCACAATCTGGAATTTGACTACGGCTTTTTGCAGGCGGAATATCGACGGCTGGGCGTGGAGTTTATGCGCCCTGAGCGAATGCAGCTTTGCACCGTAGAGCTATCGCGGCTGATGCTGCCCGATCTGCCCTCGCGCAGTCTGCCCAAACTAGTGCAGCATTTTCAATTTCCCATCGATACGTCGCACCGGGCAGCGGCGGATACCCTGGCCTGCTGGCTGCTAGCCGAACGATTGCTGACAGAACTCTGCAATGAAGAGGATACGGTGCTGCTGGCCCGGTTTGCGCGTCAGGTGATGCCCTTGAAATATGCGGCGCAACTGCTGGGGCAGCGGCAAAAGAAAGCCGCCAAACTGCTGATGTCTTTGGGCATTGAGGGAAAATTGGTGGCGCGGGGCCGCAGCAGCACGCTGCTTTATCGTCGGGGCGACGTAGAGCGGGCGGTGGGAGAACTGGCGCAGGCGGCAGCGCTAGAGGCGGCTAACCCGGCTCAGCTTTCGCTGCTGGGAGAGTAG
- a CDS encoding ABC transporter permease, giving the protein MIRYVAMRLLGLGLTLLAISLVIFTILAVAPGDPMSEFASNPAITAEVRENIRRSLGLDQPLPVRYVKWLGALLRGDLGYSFTSRSPVSGLILQRLPTTLWIAGLSYLISVAIALPLGVFSALRRGSVADQVLTSAVLMGFSLPTFVTSLLMIIVFSVQRRWLPFIYDSTLVVRDWNSFLLQLKQSLMPVATLVLFQTAVLMRFVRAALLDELPQHYIRTAHAKGLSKRRIVLAHALRNALIPVVTLVALDLPSLFTGSLVVEQVFRVPGMGALLVESISRSDTPVVMAIAFIFSVLVVLLNLVADLLYGWLDPRVQG; this is encoded by the coding sequence ATGATTCGCTATGTGGCGATGCGGCTGCTGGGGCTAGGGCTGACGCTGCTGGCGATTAGCCTGGTCATTTTCACCATTTTGGCGGTGGCTCCGGGCGATCCGATGTCGGAATTTGCCAGCAATCCGGCCATCACCGCAGAGGTACGGGAAAACATCCGGCGATCGCTCGGCCTCGACCAACCCCTGCCCGTCCGCTACGTGAAATGGCTAGGGGCACTGCTGCGCGGCGACCTGGGCTATTCCTTCACCAGCCGTAGCCCCGTCAGCGGGCTAATTTTGCAGCGGCTGCCGACGACCCTGTGGATCGCGGGATTGTCGTATCTCATTTCCGTGGCGATCGCCCTGCCGCTGGGGGTCTTCTCTGCCCTGCGGCGCGGTTCCGTCGCCGATCAGGTCTTAACTTCGGCGGTGCTAATGGGCTTTTCGCTGCCCACCTTTGTCACCAGCCTGCTGATGATTATCGTGTTCAGCGTGCAGCGGCGGTGGCTGCCCTTTATCTACGACAGCACGCTGGTCGTGCGGGATTGGAACAGCTTCCTGCTGCAACTGAAGCAATCGCTGATGCCAGTCGCGACCCTGGTATTGTTTCAAACGGCGGTGCTGATGCGGTTTGTGCGGGCCGCCCTGCTCGACGAACTGCCGCAGCACTACATCCGCACGGCCCACGCCAAAGGTCTATCCAAACGGCGCATTGTTTTAGCCCACGCCCTGCGAAATGCGCTGATCCCTGTAGTGACGCTGGTGGCGCTGGATTTGCCTAGCCTGTTTACCGGATCGCTGGTGGTAGAACAGGTCTTTCGGGTTCCGGGCATGGGGGCGCTGCTAGTGGAGTCGATTTCCCGCAGCGATACGCCCGTGGTGATGGCGATCGCCTTTATTTTCTCCGTCCTGGTGGTGCTGCTAAACCTGGTTGCAGATTTGCTATACGGCTGGCTTGATCCGCGAGTGCAGGGGTGA
- a CDS encoding DUF2949 domain-containing protein → MTPLTYARLIKFLREELSVPDASIAIAQKHLEHDPGPLPMILWQYGLVTLEQLDRIYDWLETA, encoded by the coding sequence ATGACCCCGCTGACCTATGCAAGGCTAATCAAGTTCTTGCGCGAAGAGCTATCGGTGCCAGATGCGTCGATTGCGATCGCCCAGAAACACCTGGAGCATGACCCGGGCCCGCTGCCGATGATCCTGTGGCAATACGGCCTGGTGACGCTGGAACAGCTTGACCGCATTTATGACTGGCTCGAAACCGCCTGA
- a CDS encoding L-threonylcarbamoyladenylate synthase — protein MAIVYSIHPETPQKRKVDQVCDALQDGAVLLYPTDTVYAIGCDLNSKSAIERVRKIKQLSSDKPLTFLCSSLSNIASYAYVSDAAYRLIKRLIPGPYTFLLPATKLVPRLVMDPKRKTTGIRVPDHTVCQAVLTTLGNPIISTSATTAFDSQSRTSPGHISKPELFDRFDKLVDLIIDDDSRVGYQVSTMLDLTGEEPILLRKGLGVEAVAGLVGEPESE, from the coding sequence ATGGCAATCGTCTACAGCATCCATCCTGAAACTCCCCAAAAGCGCAAGGTCGATCAGGTCTGTGATGCGCTTCAGGACGGGGCTGTGCTGCTCTATCCCACCGATACAGTCTACGCAATCGGCTGCGACCTCAACTCCAAATCGGCCATCGAGCGCGTCCGCAAAATCAAGCAGCTTTCGAGCGACAAACCCTTAACCTTTCTTTGCTCGTCCCTGTCGAACATCGCCAGCTACGCCTACGTCAGCGATGCGGCCTATCGGCTGATCAAGCGGCTGATTCCCGGCCCCTACACCTTTTTGCTGCCCGCCACCAAGCTTGTGCCTCGGCTGGTGATGGACCCCAAGCGCAAGACAACGGGCATCCGCGTCCCCGATCACACGGTCTGTCAGGCAGTGCTGACGACGCTGGGCAACCCGATTATTTCTACCTCTGCAACCACAGCGTTTGATTCGCAATCGCGCACGTCCCCCGGTCACATTTCTAAACCTGAACTGTTCGACCGCTTTGATAAGCTGGTGGATCTCATCATCGACGACGATTCTCGCGTGGGATATCAGGTGTCTACCATGCTGGATCTAACAGGGGAGGAACCTATTCTCTTGCGAAAGGGTCTAGGAGTAGAGGCGGTTGCCGGGCTGGTGGGAGAACCAGAATCGGAATAG
- a CDS encoding HetZ-related protein, translating into MNLEPANFPTCATPASTASGFHAPVASADFNQPSPHDTHTASPSAAFSPDRSEATDSVDSLFAAGLDSAPMLDSVDLMAEVDTESLAIAPAHSPAHSPAHSLASTDADDAALPPAQPPEIQNLQLVERLLHELESALDKRPTSADAVIRRIVAEVERICSKSDRIQSSGQVETWQWTLAQHRLQKCLTYYRLGSRRGRVELHSHLSAIVYRHITRSRAQLGFQARYEMIEDFMQIFYIEVLKAFRKENFLPEDYSPQTRLELAEYMAFMEQYAKRRINLPGRRNQQLIVLRAQGFARRQPAETSVDLDLAVESARGDEADIHSRSPVVQQVREQMVSEALDPSDSVLRDRVVAELVQYLESQKQQDCIDYLILKMQDLTAPEIDEILGLSPRQRDYLQQRFKYHVEKFSRSHRWQLVHQWLGADLDQNLGMPQHQWEAFQAQLTADQRQLLRLKMQRESDPAIAQSLRCTPKQVQKRWVQVLEAAWQFRNQ; encoded by the coding sequence ATGAATCTCGAACCCGCCAACTTCCCCACTTGTGCTACGCCTGCGTCTACGGCTTCTGGTTTTCATGCTCCGGTCGCCTCTGCCGACTTCAATCAACCCAGTCCCCACGATACGCACACTGCGTCACCGTCTGCGGCATTTTCGCCAGATCGTTCGGAAGCGACGGATTCTGTGGATTCTTTGTTTGCGGCTGGGCTGGATTCCGCTCCGATGCTGGATTCCGTCGATCTGATGGCGGAGGTGGATACAGAATCGTTGGCGATCGCCCCCGCCCATTCCCCCGCCCATTCCCCCGCCCATTCCCTCGCCTCGACAGACGCAGACGACGCAGCCCTCCCACCCGCCCAGCCGCCCGAAATTCAGAACCTCCAGCTTGTGGAGCGGCTGTTGCACGAATTGGAATCCGCACTGGACAAGCGGCCCACCAGCGCCGACGCGGTGATCCGGCGGATCGTGGCCGAGGTCGAGCGGATCTGCTCCAAGAGCGATCGCATCCAGTCTTCAGGACAGGTCGAAACCTGGCAGTGGACGCTGGCCCAACACCGCCTGCAAAAGTGCCTCACCTACTATCGGCTGGGGTCGCGGCGCGGTCGTGTGGAACTGCATAGCCACCTCAGCGCCATCGTCTATCGCCACATCACGCGCAGCCGCGCCCAGCTTGGCTTCCAGGCCCGCTACGAGATGATCGAAGACTTCATGCAAATCTTCTACATCGAAGTGCTAAAGGCCTTCCGCAAAGAGAACTTTTTGCCCGAAGACTATAGCCCCCAGACCCGGCTAGAACTGGCGGAATACATGGCCTTTATGGAGCAATATGCCAAGCGCCGCATCAACCTGCCCGGCCGCCGAAACCAGCAGCTAATCGTGCTGCGGGCCCAGGGGTTTGCCCGTCGCCAGCCCGCCGAAACCTCTGTGGACCTGGATCTGGCAGTAGAATCGGCGCGGGGCGACGAAGCCGACATCCACAGCCGATCGCCCGTGGTGCAGCAGGTGCGAGAACAGATGGTGTCCGAAGCGCTCGACCCATCAGATTCCGTCCTGCGCGATCGCGTCGTGGCAGAACTGGTGCAATACCTAGAATCCCAAAAGCAGCAGGACTGCATCGACTACCTCATCCTAAAAATGCAGGATCTCACCGCCCCCGAAATCGACGAAATCCTGGGCCTGTCGCCCCGCCAGCGAGACTATTTGCAGCAGCGGTTTAAGTATCACGTCGAAAAGTTCTCGCGCTCTCACCGCTGGCAACTCGTCCACCAGTGGCTCGGTGCCGATCTGGATCAAAACCTGGGAATGCCCCAGCACCAGTGGGAGGCGTTTCAGGCCCAGCTCACCGCCGACCAGCGCCAGCTCTTGCGGCTAAAAATGCAGCGGGAATCCGACCCGGCCATCGCCCAGTCCCTCCGCTGCACGCCCAAGCAGGTGCAAAAGCGCTGGGTGCAGGTGCTAGAGGCCGCGTGGCAGTTTCGGAATCAGTGA
- a CDS encoding tetratricopeptide repeat protein, which produces MPTLTYWQGRTQEQAQLHAWLKDAAIPLVGVYGLGGFGKSTLAARVYEDSRQFVGKFWADLSQTLGFPDVARRALFAWGMPAEQVAEIEEIRLGAALVQQLGRGAYLLVLDNLESVLTESDEWQSVTYRQFFELLLRTAGASKVLLTSRNRPPSLPARWLPLTEGLTPEEGAALLRQKGVLGGDEELQSVSRRVGGYPLSLVLIAGWLLAEEAADPQVRYLPGDLWALEGPYQGERQLSVEQVFGWSAGRLEERLRQMLWPLSILRQPFDATTAAVVAGVDPPQAEADLGQLERRSLLQRLPAAGREGPRLFRWQPQVRELAQRRAGDQSTAHGRAVSHFAERVQPLQQMRGQENLRQAETDLLQDYLEVFHHLCELGQYGMALDWLTRETQPGEQYSQCDFWMQLSGYDDLREALYRRLVEEWRPQEEERGSYGYVQEKLADVLQFLKQCDAAIALYDEAIATYQQVGARLGYANALKAKADVLQFLDQREAAIALYDEAIATYQQVGDRLGYANALKAKADVLQFLDQREAAIALYDEAIATYQQVGDRLGYANALQAKADVLQFLKQCDAAIALYDEAIATCQQVGDRLGYANALKAKADVLQFLKQCDAAIALYDEAIATYQQVGARLGYANALQAKADVLQFLKQCDAAIALYDEAIATYQQVGDRLGYANALQAKADVLQFLDQREAAIALYDEAIATYQQVGARLGYANALQAKADVLQFLDQREAAIALYDEAIATYQQVGDRLGYANALKAKADVLQFLDQREAAIALYDEAIATYQQVGDRLGYANALQAKADVLQFLDQREAAIALYDEAIATCQQVGDRLGYANALKAKADVLQFLKQCDAAIALYDEAIATYQQVGARLGYANALNAKADVLKFLKQCDAAIALYDEAIATYQQVGARLGYANALQAKADVLQFLDQREAAIALYDEAIATYQQVGARLGYANALRAKADVLQFLDQREAAIALYDEAIATYQQVGARLGYANALRAKADVLQFLKQCDAAIALYDEAIATCQQVGDRLGYANALRAKADVLQFLDQREAAIALYDEAIATYQQVGDRLGYANALKAKADVLQFLDQREAAIALYDEAIATYQQVGARLGYANALKAKADVLQFLKQCDAAIALYDEAIATCQQVGDRLGYANALRAKADVLQFLDQREAAIALYDEAIATYQQVGARLGYANALKAKADVLQFLDQREAAIALYDEAIATYEQVGARLGYANALKAKADVLQFLDQREAAIALYDEAIATYEQVGARLGYANALKAKADVLQFLKQCDAAIALYDEAIATYQQVGARLGYANALCSRAGLLEDTSAALEAFLQAQQIYIDINHPYSQARNLILYISSAQAALGQVDAALESLQQAAEIGQAIGVDILVQFAQQRMAELRG; this is translated from the coding sequence TTGCCCACGCTGACCTACTGGCAAGGACGCACCCAGGAGCAAGCACAACTCCATGCCTGGCTCAAGGATGCTGCGATTCCGCTGGTTGGTGTTTATGGGCTGGGGGGCTTTGGCAAGTCCACCCTGGCGGCGCGGGTGTATGAAGACAGCCGTCAGTTTGTCGGGAAGTTTTGGGCAGATTTGAGCCAGACGCTCGGTTTTCCGGATGTGGCTCGACGCGCCCTGTTTGCCTGGGGAATGCCCGCCGAGCAGGTGGCGGAGATTGAGGAAATTCGCCTTGGGGCAGCGCTGGTGCAGCAGCTTGGCCGTGGGGCGTATCTGCTGGTGCTGGATAATTTGGAAAGCGTGTTGACGGAGAGCGACGAGTGGCAGAGCGTCACCTATCGACAGTTTTTTGAGCTGCTGCTGAGGACGGCGGGAGCCAGCAAGGTGCTGCTGACCAGTCGCAACCGCCCGCCCAGCCTGCCGGCCCGCTGGCTGCCGCTAACGGAAGGGTTGACCCCGGAAGAAGGGGCAGCACTGCTCCGGCAAAAGGGCGTGTTGGGCGGGGATGAAGAACTGCAATCGGTTTCGCGGCGCGTGGGGGGCTATCCGCTGTCGCTGGTGCTGATTGCGGGGTGGCTGCTGGCGGAGGAGGCTGCTGACCCCCAGGTGCGCTATTTGCCCGGTGATTTGTGGGCGCTGGAGGGGCCCTATCAGGGGGAACGGCAGCTCAGCGTGGAGCAGGTGTTTGGCTGGAGCGCGGGGCGGCTAGAGGAGCGCCTGCGGCAGATGCTTTGGCCGCTCAGCATTTTGCGGCAGCCCTTTGATGCCACCACGGCCGCCGTCGTGGCTGGGGTAGACCCTCCCCAAGCCGAGGCAGACCTGGGCCAGCTTGAGCGCCGATCGCTGCTGCAACGGCTGCCTGCTGCTGGCCGCGAAGGACCGCGACTCTTTCGCTGGCAGCCCCAGGTGCGAGAACTGGCCCAGCGCCGGGCCGGCGACCAGTCCACTGCTCATGGGCGAGCCGTGAGCCACTTTGCCGAGCGGGTGCAACCTTTGCAGCAGATGAGGGGCCAAGAGAATCTGCGGCAGGCAGAAACCGATCTGCTGCAAGACTATTTGGAGGTGTTTCATCATCTCTGCGAACTGGGGCAGTATGGCATGGCGCTGGACTGGCTGACGAGAGAAACGCAGCCAGGGGAGCAGTATAGCCAATGTGATTTTTGGATGCAGCTTTCGGGCTATGACGACCTGCGAGAGGCCTTGTATCGCCGTTTGGTGGAGGAGTGGCGGCCCCAGGAAGAAGAGCGCGGGAGCTATGGCTATGTTCAGGAAAAGCTGGCCGATGTGCTGCAATTTCTCAAACAATGTGATGCGGCGATCGCCTTGTATGACGAAGCGATCGCCACCTATCAGCAGGTGGGCGCTCGATTGGGCTATGCCAATGCGCTAAAAGCCAAAGCCGATGTGCTGCAATTTCTCGACCAACGGGAAGCGGCGATCGCCTTGTATGACGAAGCGATCGCCACCTATCAGCAGGTGGGCGATCGCTTGGGCTATGCCAATGCGCTAAAAGCCAAAGCCGATGTGCTGCAATTTCTCGACCAACGGGAAGCGGCGATCGCCCTCTATGACGAAGCGATCGCCACCTATCAGCAAGTGGGCGATCGCTTGGGCTATGCCAATGCGCTACAAGCCAAAGCCGATGTGCTGCAATTTCTCAAACAATGTGATGCGGCGATCGCCTTGTATGACGAAGCCATTGCCACCTGTCAGCAAGTGGGCGATCGCTTGGGCTATGCCAATGCGCTAAAAGCCAAAGCCGATGTGCTGCAATTTCTCAAACAATGTGATGCGGCGATCGCCTTGTATGACGAAGCCATTGCCACCTATCAGCAGGTGGGCGCTCGCTTGGGCTATGCCAATGCGCTACAAGCCAAAGCCGATGTGCTGCAATTTCTCAAACAATGTGATGCGGCGATCGCCTTGTATGACGAAGCCATTGCCACCTATCAGCAGGTGGGCGATCGCTTGGGCTATGCCAATGCGCTACAAGCCAAAGCCGATGTGCTGCAATTTCTCGACCAACGGGAAGCGGCGATCGCCTTGTATGACGAAGCGATCGCCACCTATCAGCAGGTGGGCGCTCGATTGGGCTATGCCAATGCGCTACAAGCCAAAGCCGATGTGCTGCAATTTCTCGACCAACGGGAAGCGGCGATCGCCTTGTATGACGAAGCGATCGCCACCTATCAGCAGGTGGGCGATCGCTTGGGCTATGCCAATGCGCTAAAAGCCAAAGCCGATGTGCTGCAATTTCTCGACCAACGGGAAGCGGCGATCGCCCTCTATGACGAAGCGATCGCCACCTATCAGCAAGTGGGCGATCGCTTGGGCTATGCCAATGCGCTACAAGCCAAAGCCGATGTGCTGCAATTTCTCGACCAACGGGAAGCGGCGATCGCCTTGTATGACGAAGCCATTGCCACCTGTCAGCAAGTGGGCGATCGCTTGGGCTATGCCAATGCGCTAAAAGCCAAAGCCGATGTGCTGCAATTTCTCAAACAATGTGATGCGGCGATCGCCTTGTATGACGAAGCCATTGCCACCTATCAGCAGGTGGGCGCTCGCTTGGGCTATGCCAATGCGCTAAATGCCAAAGCCGATGTGCTGAAATTTCTCAAACAATGTGATGCGGCGATCGCCTTGTATGACGAAGCGATCGCCACCTATCAGCAGGTGGGCGCTCGCTTGGGCTATGCCAATGCGCTACAAGCCAAAGCCGATGTGCTGCAATTTCTCGACCAACGGGAAGCGGCGATCGCCTTGTATGACGAAGCGATCGCCACCTATCAGCAGGTGGGCGCTCGATTGGGCTATGCCAATGCGCTAAGAGCCAAAGCCGATGTGCTGCAATTTCTCGACCAACGGGAAGCGGCGATCGCCTTGTATGACGAAGCGATCGCCACCTATCAGCAGGTGGGCGCTCGATTGGGCTATGCCAATGCGCTAAGAGCCAAAGCCGATGTGCTGCAATTTCTCAAACAATGTGATGCGGCGATCGCCCTCTATGACGAAGCGATCGCCACCTGTCAGCAAGTGGGCGATCGATTGGGCTATGCCAATGCGCTAAGAGCCAAAGCCGATGTGCTGCAATTTCTCGACCAACGGGAAGCGGCGATCGCCCTCTATGACGAAGCCATTGCCACCTATCAGCAGGTGGGCGATCGATTGGGCTATGCCAATGCGCTAAAAGCCAAAGCCGATGTGCTGCAATTTCTCGACCAACGGGAAGCGGCGATCGCCTTGTATGACGAAGCGATCGCCACCTATCAGCAGGTGGGCGCTCGATTGGGCTATGCCAATGCGCTAAAAGCCAAAGCCGATGTGCTGCAATTTCTCAAACAATGTGATGCGGCGATCGCCTTGTATGACGAAGCGATCGCCACCTGTCAGCAAGTGGGCGATCGATTGGGCTATGCCAATGCGCTAAGAGCCAAAGCCGATGTGCTGCAATTTCTCGACCAACGGGAAGCGGCGATCGCCCTCTATGACGAAGCCATTGCCACCTATCAGCAGGTGGGCGCTCGATTGGGCTATGCCAATGCGCTAAAAGCCAAAGCCGATGTGCTGCAATTTCTCGACCAACGGGAAGCGGCGATCGCCTTGTATGACGAAGCGATCGCCACCTATGAGCAAGTGGGCGCTCGATTGGGCTATGCCAATGCGCTAAAAGCCAAAGCCGATGTGCTGCAATTTCTCGACCAACGGGAAGCGGCGATCGCCTTGTATGACGAAGCGATCGCCACCTATGAGCAAGTGGGCGCTCGATTGGGCTATGCCAATGCGCTAAAAGCCAAAGCCGATGTGCTGCAATTTCTCAAACAATGTGATGCGGCGATCGCCCTCTATGACGAAGCCATTGCCACCTATCAGCAGGTGGGCGCTCGATTGGGCTATGCCAATGCGCTGTGCAGTCGCGCTGGTCTGCTGGAGGATACATCGGCTGCGCTGGAGGCATTTTTGCAGGCACAGCAAATTTATATTGATATTAATCATCCCTACAGCCAGGCCCGCAACTTGATTTTGTACATTTCGTCGGCCCAGGCGGCGCTAGGCCAAGTAGATGCGGCCCTGGAGTCGCTCCAGCAGGCCGCAGAGATTGGCCAGGCGATTGGCGTAGACATCCTTGTGCAATTTGCACAACAGCGAATGGCGGAGTTGCGGGGTTGA
- a CDS encoding Uma2 family endonuclease, with protein MVSSFQPALNAEDQRVLLSGVTWQQYDSLLATLGDYPGLRLIYLEGTLEIFMPSAEHELVKKVLARLIERYAEAVDIPLHGYGSTTFRQEAAARGLEPDECCCINTLKPLPDFAIEVNLSSGGINKLAVYQGLGVPEVLVWQAGDLTLYDLRGKAYRTVSHSQFFPNLEIQQLAQFVRPYDQPQAIKDFLSSL; from the coding sequence ATGGTTTCTTCTTTCCAGCCTGCTTTGAATGCCGAAGACCAGCGCGTGCTGCTGTCGGGCGTAACCTGGCAACAGTACGATAGCCTGCTGGCAACCCTGGGCGACTATCCCGGCTTGCGGCTGATCTACCTGGAAGGAACCTTAGAGATCTTCATGCCCTCCGCCGAACATGAGCTAGTCAAGAAAGTGCTGGCGCGGCTGATCGAGCGCTATGCCGAAGCGGTGGATATTCCCCTGCACGGCTACGGTTCCACCACCTTTCGTCAGGAAGCTGCTGCCCGTGGGCTAGAGCCAGACGAGTGCTGCTGCATCAACACGCTCAAGCCGTTGCCCGACTTTGCCATCGAAGTGAACCTGAGCAGTGGCGGCATCAACAAGCTGGCAGTCTATCAGGGATTAGGCGTGCCGGAAGTGCTGGTCTGGCAGGCGGGCGACCTGACGCTGTATGACCTGCGCGGAAAGGCCTATCGCACCGTCAGCCACAGCCAATTTTTCCCAAATCTAGAGATTCAGCAGCTTGCCCAATTTGTCCGCCCCTACGACCAGCCCCAGGCAATTAAGGATTTTCTCAGCAGCTTGTAG
- a CDS encoding PAS domain-containing protein, translating to MGTSVSLSEQAPDPLLSEVIALQQQVEQLRQQLLQTQQEKADLEVLLNMVTGHSDQILSEVEQEKTDLEILLETATEHSMLVETDLQQQVEEERRQREEQFQSITAATPVGLLIAEVETGRILYANERLGDLLGLSPAALLAQSTVDFYAQPEERVSVLEAIAQNQTYRGELLFRRADGSVFWGLLSMRPFGFNRQHTLLTAIQDISDRKQAEDALRIAEAKYRGIFENAVEGIFRMALDGDYLEVNRAMAGLFGYTSPGEMLESVRGATAQLYVDPAQQQDLRQRLESQDEIKDFEYAARRQDGSRFWASAWARAIRSESGDLLYYEGSCIDITQRKQQEEALKREIRKLRIEVDQTKRQKEVAQIEQTDYFQWLVSQADDLRLFKDAPRRDEG from the coding sequence ATGGGCACGTCCGTATCGCTTTCTGAGCAGGCCCCCGACCCGCTGCTTTCGGAGGTGATTGCCCTACAACAGCAAGTCGAGCAGCTACGTCAGCAGCTCTTGCAAACTCAGCAGGAAAAGGCTGACCTAGAAGTTTTGCTGAACATGGTGACGGGCCATTCTGACCAGATTTTGTCGGAAGTGGAGCAGGAAAAGACGGATCTAGAGATCTTGTTGGAAACCGCAACGGAGCATTCGATGCTAGTGGAAACCGACTTGCAGCAGCAGGTCGAGGAAGAGCGACGGCAGCGAGAGGAGCAGTTTCAATCCATTACGGCGGCAACGCCTGTGGGGCTGCTGATCGCCGAGGTGGAAACGGGGCGAATTTTGTATGCCAATGAGCGGCTGGGGGATTTGCTGGGGCTGTCGCCAGCGGCCCTGCTGGCCCAGTCTACGGTCGATTTTTACGCTCAGCCGGAGGAGCGGGTTTCGGTGCTGGAGGCGATCGCCCAAAACCAGACCTACCGCGGAGAACTGCTGTTTCGGCGGGCCGATGGCAGCGTGTTTTGGGGGCTGCTGTCGATGCGGCCGTTTGGGTTTAACAGGCAGCACACCCTGTTGACGGCAATTCAAGATATCAGCGATCGCAAGCAGGCCGAAGATGCCCTGCGAATTGCCGAAGCCAAATATCGCGGCATCTTTGAAAACGCAGTGGAGGGCATTTTTCGGATGGCGCTGGATGGCGACTATCTAGAAGTCAACCGGGCAATGGCGGGCCTGTTTGGCTATACCTCCCCCGGCGAAATGCTAGAGTCCGTTCGCGGCGCAACGGCCCAGCTCTATGTTGACCCTGCCCAGCAGCAAGACCTGCGGCAGCGCCTCGAATCTCAGGACGAAATCAAAGATTTTGAATACGCAGCCCGCCGCCAGGATGGCAGCCGCTTTTGGGCATCGGCCTGGGCGCGGGCCATTCGCAGCGAATCGGGCGACCTGCTCTACTACGAAGGAAGCTGCATCGACATTACCCAGCGCAAGCAGCAGGAAGAAGCCCTGAAGCGGGAAATTCGCAAATTACGAATCGAAGTGGATCAAACCAAGCGCCAAAAAGAAGTCGCGCAAATCGAGCAAACCGACTATTTTCAATGGCTGGTGTCCCAGGCCGATGATCTGCGCCTGTTCAAAGACGCGCCACGGCGAGACGAGGGATAA